A region from the Rosa rugosa chromosome 6, drRosRugo1.1, whole genome shotgun sequence genome encodes:
- the LOC133716610 gene encoding disease resistance protein RPV1-like — translation MKSLEFLDLSDCSNLKKFPEIAKDMKELSQLYLDGTTIRELPSSIERLQGLQLLSMRNCTSLVFLADSICNLACLEELSLTGCSKLSNIPQHLVNLESLRNLEVEGSGIKPLSFTFFKHLKTCYPSMPWPRIHDNHGSFFVDLGATRSKRKRDKQTEVRVSG, via the coding sequence ATGAAATCTCTTGAGTTCCTCGATCTTTCTGACTGCTCGAATCTTAAGAAGTTTCCAGAGATTGCCAAAGATATGAAGGAGCTATCACAACTTTATTTGGATGGGACTACAATTAGAGAACTGCCCTCATCAATTGAACGGCTTCAGGGGCTGCAATTATTAAGTATGAGAAACTGCACAAGCCTTGTCTTTCTTGCTGACAGTATCTGTAATTTGGCATGCCTTGAAGAGCTGTCTCTGACTGGGTGCTCAAAACTTTCTAATATTCCCCAGCACTTGGTGAATTTAGAATCCTTGCGCAACCTTGAAGTAGAGGGAAGTGGTATTAAACCCCTCagtttcactttctttaaacatCTTAAAACTTGTTATCCGAGCATGCCCTGGCCCAGAATTCATGACAACCATGGCTCCTTTTTTGTGGACCTAGGCGCAACGAGaagtaagagaaagagagacaaaCAGACGGAGGTCAGAGTCTCAGGATAA
- the LOC133716608 gene encoding uncharacterized protein LOC133716608, giving the protein MAAAIQKTESMVASSSSYLTLPLGMKISFIPTDSQLIRFILHDSAPNFIITDCDLFGQEEPWEIWDRYLGFLNQYNPDELYFFMPSLKKLSRSNGGSRISRTIGGGSWTQKEPIKFVCDEGRSIGVKRKLRYHNQGSDQHLQWCLDEYTSVEVANSCAIFRLRKNERQYKSLCGICVEDFFQPLPLGRALGNLGQVFIG; this is encoded by the exons ATGGCGGCGGCGATCCAGAAAACAGAGTCGATGGTGGCCTCCTCGTCTTCATACCTAACGCTGCCGTTAGGTATGAAGATCTCATTCATCCCCACCGATTCACAACTCATCAGGTTTATTCTTCACGATTCTGCCCCGAATTTTATTATTACTGATTGTGATCTATTTGGCCAGGAAGAGCCCTGGGAAATCTGGGACAGATATCTAGGGTTTCTAAACCAATACAACCCAGATGAACTCTACTTCTTCATGCCTTCACTGAAGAAATTGAGCCGGTCTAATGGTGGTTCAAGGATCAGCCGAACAATTGGCGGTGGTAGTTGGACTCAGAAGGAGCCAATCAAGTTTGTGTGCGACGAGGGCAGATCAATTGGGGTGAAGAGAAAGCTTAGATATCACAACCAAGGGTCAGATCAACATTTGCAGTGGTGTTTGGATGAGTATACTAGTGTTGAGGTTGCTAATTCATGTGCAATTTTCCGGCTCCGGAAAAACGAGCGACAATACAAATCACTGTGTGGTATTTGTGTGGAAGACTTCTTTCAGCCTCTACCATTAG GAAGAGCCTTGGGAAATTTGGGACAGGTATTCATCGGTTAA
- the LOC133718489 gene encoding uncharacterized protein LOC133718489, with the protein MSSGIPSEKKRKHREIDRLEEKKPRKKKEAYRQLVMHDSDLLDRQSQTATSPTVPIQQQEPDSGGDDNFVFFKDIDIETWEFPSLDDFVMACPPPLTECDQEALATIEFPSLDEFVMDCDQEALAALEFPSPDDLASPSPPLEDCDQEVIAAANIDDNHNLTGSCNDDDIATWSFPIVDYSLTSLLQGKCDDQALALVNSDDDLHFMKEDTGAWCPAFLDDFWMKEDTGAWCPAFLDDFWMALLVDCDEQA; encoded by the coding sequence ATGTCGTCAGGAATTCCAAGTGAAAAGAAGAGGAAACACAGAGAAATTGATCGATTGGAGGAGAAGAAGcctagaaagaaaaaagaagcttACAGACAACTAGTAATGCATGACTCGGATTTACTTGATAGGCAAAGCCAAACTGCTACCAGTCCCACAGTGCCTATTCAACAACAAGAACCTGACAGTGGTGGTGATGATAATTTCGTGTTCTTCAAGGATATTGATATTGAAACATGGGAGTTTCCTTCTCTGGATGATTTTGTCATGGCTTGTCCTCCTCCACTTACAGAATGTGATCAAGAAGCATTAGCAACCATTGAGTTTCCTTCTCTGGATGAATTTGTCATGGATTGCGATCAAGAAGCATTAGCAGCCCTTGAGTTTCCTTCTCCAGATGACTtggcttctccttctcctcctcttgAGGACTGTGATCAAGAAGTAATAGCAGCAGCCAACATTGATGATAATCATAATCTCACGGGATCCTGTAATGATGATGATATTGCAAcatggagttttcctattgtgGACTATTCATTGACTTCTCTTCTTCAAGGAAAATGTGATGATCAAGCATTAGCATTAGTCAACAGCGATGATGATCTACATTTCATGAAAGAGGATACTGGAGCATGGTGTCCTGCTTTTTTGGATGATTTCTGGATGAAAGAGGATACTGGAGCATGGTGTCCTGCTTTTTTGGATGATTTCTGGATGGCTCTTCTTGTGGACTGTGATGAACAAGCATAG